Genomic window (Lutra lutra chromosome 2, mLutLut1.2, whole genome shotgun sequence):
ATTGAAGGATACTTAGTGATTAATATTGCATTTACTACTTTTGAATGACAAGTACATACTTAATCAATTTAGCATTTCATATGTTTTTGggtattttgaataaaatagtCATTTGGTAGTTGCCTATGTTCCTGCAGTCAAGTTTCTTTCACTAGAAAACCTCCTAACAAGacacgttctttttttttttttaagatttttttttttttttttttttttgacagagacagagatcacaagtaggcagagaggcaggcagagagagagggggaagcaggctccctgctgagcagagagccagatgtgggggtcgatcccaggaccctgagatcataacctgagccgaaggcagaggcttaacctgctgaggcacccaggcgcccccagatattTAAATTTAGATGTTTGTGTTGGATTAATAGTCCTGGCAATTTCAAAATGTATTGTgccaaaaaatgttatttaaattatgaaatgcaGGAACTCTCATCTCTATCTCggtaagaatttcttttttattgcaatATTCATGCAAAAAGTAGGTCTTTGGTGAAAAATGATTTCTTAGGACAGGTTACAGTAATATTTGGACACAAACAGTGGGTGCTTAGGtgaaagatattttcttctcAAGGGTTTTTGCTAATCATgaataaataccaaaagaaacaaacaaaaatgttaggAAGAAGTTTACATTTGCTGTGATGGAAATAAATTGTTTGCCTTGCATCTCATTCTCTCTTAGTCTGAAAAAGGTACTTTCTTTgtttatagaacattttttaataataagacAATAAgtgtggtgcctggctggctcagttggaggagagtacaactcttgatcttggttttgtaagttcaagtcccacgttgggtgtagagattacttaaagtaaataaataaacaattaaaaaaaaataaggcaatgaCAGCGAGGACAAGCAATTCTGTCTGCGTGTGAGTATCCAGCTGTGTGGGTCTGGGTAGGGGGGGCAGTCACGTGgcacatcccctcccctccctctaaGGGATGGTGGCCATCCCTGAGATCGCCACTGCTTCTCAGCAGGCCTCCTGTGGCCTCAGGAGAAGTTCTATAGGCGAATGTCTCAAGGCTCATGGTGAAGAACAAAGAGAGGCTCATGTATAGATCATCCAGAaaagagaaggtaaaaataaCATTAACAAGAGTGGGAGTattaactaatatttactgagcaattACTTTGTACCAAGGACTATGCTTGCACTTTATAaggattatctcattttatcctcctGATAACTCTGTGTGGTTGGTGTCATTTTATACCCTTtgccagatgaggaaatgaggaatTGCCAAGTAACTACTCCCAAGCAGACGGCAGAACAAGGCAGTTGGATTCCAGAGCCTATGTTCTGAAGTCCTAGACAAGAATTTTTGTGAATCACAAATGCTCTATTACATGAGACTTTAAAATTTCCAGTAGAATGAGCAAATAGGaagtaaataatcaaataatccaAGAGTTGAAAATACAGTTCGTCCTATTCATAAGTACAGAACGAAGAAGTCCGAGGACTTTCCCAATAGATGtgaacacacacatttacacgCATACGCACTAAACACACAGACCGTATGAGTTCTAAAATGGCACGGGTTACGTCCACAACTACATACTAACATTTATTCATCCTTTCAACAAGGAGTCAGCCCTCTGCCAGGCCCTGGTGTTGCTAGGGGGAACAGGCAAACTTGATTCCTGTCCTACAGAGCTTACGACTGTTGAAGAAGACTGACTTTAAACAGTCCACAGATAACTAATCGTTTCATTACTGTGATGATAAGCTCCAACAAGTCGAAATGCACGGAAATGTGAGAGGAAAATGCAAGCACCCTAACTAACCTGTACTCTGAGGCAGAGGAAACGGGCTCGTGGGAAGGCTGTGAGTCAGGATTTAACATAGCAATTCAAAGAAATTATCATGACTTTCTGCAGTTTGCCTGTTTAATTCAAAAGTCAGTttttaatgggaagaaaaatacttgttttagATATGTTTGCATTTCATTACTTATTTGTGTGGATGGCCAAGGTGCCTGGGTTGAATTTAAGTGAGTCACAGAAATGTCTTTACCTATGGTGGAGACAGATAATAGTGAGTCTGCAggagagctggggtggggtgctTCTGGAAAAGGAACTCTACCTGTGTCCTCCGCTAAGCTTTGGATATGCCTGGGCAAGTCTCTGGTAGTCCCAGAGCCCATTTACAATGGGGCTACGAACTTTCCAGGGATGGCACTTACCCAAGTGGAGAAAGGAACTAGGTTCATTCAGCTCAAGCCAGAGAGAGGCTTTGCCCATGTGGTGGAGGAAAGAGACATTCTGATGGCTGTTCCCCAGATTTGTCACCTGGAGGCACATCTGACCCCTGAGCAGAGGAGGCCAGCTTTCTCACACAGAACATGTGACCGAAGAGAAAAGGCGTTTTGCCCCATAGGAGAGCCGAGGGGCTCTGCCCTCCTGATGGATGGGGTGGCCTGCTGAGGACCCGAGGCTGGCTGTACAGAAACCAAGATTTTCGGGCCGGTGGGGAGATGCAGCAGCGGGTGGGcctgggggaaatgggagggaggagaggaggtgagTTGGGGGCATAACAGAATCGCCTGACAGAGGCTGTGAGACTCCTCTTGGCGGTTTCCAGAGCTAGAAGCCAGGGACTTGGCAAGCAGTCAGAGGTCCTGCATCAGTGCGAACTACAGACCAATCTGTACTGTACAATTTGTCTCTACTGGCTGGTGAGTCCCAGGGAAATTCAAGTTACATGTGGATGAACAAATGCATTGGCGTGGCTGCCTAAGTCCGCTTGGAAACTCAGAACCTTTATTTGTGTTTTACCGATTTGAGTCTTCTAAGACTAAGCTGAAATTAGAATGGTTTCTCGTGTGGAGACAAAGTATTCACTTTGCAAAAATGCTCTGGAATTTTACAGTAATTCCCATATAACTATGAGCCATGGAGGATGCAGGGAGAACACTGTTGGCCTTCTCTTTATAGAGAGATATTGGCTGCCTTAAGAAACACCCATcagagttttataaataaaacatagcaGAGAAACACCCATGGGGGCACTTTTCCCCTCTAGTATGAAAGGAATTAGTGTAGTCCATAGAAAACGGGGCTGTGTATGAAAGCCCAGAAAACCCTAGCATAGGGTTTTCACCCTGGGGGCCTGAAAATACCCAAGATTGCAGAATCCAGTAGTGAGATCACAGtgctggtggtgggggaggggggagcgcTGTTGTCAGGAAGGGGCTGTCACATGTGTTTAACTCTTAGGCTGCAATATTGTTTTCCTGCATGAAGGTGTGTGATCTTTTCCTTATAACTACATATCCTATCACGCATATATAAATAAGGTGAAATACCAAAGCTTACCCCCTTCAATTATTACATAGGCATGAACGacgaaaagcagaaggaaatataaaagattACCGCATAAAATGAGATAGTGAATTAGGAAACAGTCTCTTTACATCAGTAAGATCAGATCTTTCCCTGACCCAGAGCTTCTCATCTTGCCGGGAGTCCTTTATTAGTGAGTGACATGATGTTTTAGGACAGCTAAGACAAGCAATTCTGTCTGTATGTGAGTATCTAGCTGTGTGTGTCTGGGTTGGGGGGCGGTCACATGGCACATCCCATCCCTCTCCACTACCGGATGGCCACTGCTTCTCGGCATGCCTCCCTGTAGCCCCAGGAGAAATGTTTGGCAGTAATTGAGTTCCTGCTCCACATCTACGAGGGCTGGAAAGTAACCAGCTTTGAGACTGACCAGTGGGGAGCTCTTCTAGTTATTTTAACTGTCCTGATCATTGATTTAAGGCATTCACAGGCTCgaattaatttcattcattttgaaaaacaaaaagcagccaAGAGTGCTCATGTTGTGGAAATATGGGTACTCTGATCCCATTCTtaggttttcatttctaagaagACTGCTGTAGTAAATTTCTTGGTTTTGAAATTACCTAAGTGCAGTCTTTTTATTAGTTAGAGAGTGATGTAAAATGCTTGCATGTTTTAATGCTTTATTAATTTCTGGAGCTCGCATTGTATCAGATTGTGTTTTTATCAGAAGTTACATGCTGGTGTAGTCATTTGTAGTGGGTTTCTGAGAGCGCTCGCGAAACCAGAAACACCTCCTAGGtttgccccttcctcccttccttcctcccttcctccatccctctctttcccaccctcccttccttctatcTCCCTTCATACAtcaatcccttccttccttcctttttctctgtctttttagtGAAGTTAATAAAAATACTGTGTGTAGCAGAGGGTCCCTCCCATTTTGTCCAGAATTAAGAACACACCTTAAATAGgttatgaaagaaatacaaagtttatTCTGAGATGCTGTGAAAAGAGGCACGTTCATTGTAATTTGGCGCTGGAAAACATCCCCAAATGGCAGGTTCTTGGTTTTGAATACCGATCCTGCAGGATCATTTCTGTTGTACACACTGTTTAGGTCCCCACAGACCACAAAGAACACCATAAGACATTTAACCTAAAGAGGACCTGCTAGAACATACGAGAACACCAGCAGTTGAAGGTCAAATTTGGGAGTTGAAGTGCGGGGGACTGCGCTCGCTAATATCCCACAGGTGTGTGTAGGCAATGTGCCTTCCTAGGAAGGAGGTGCTGTGCTTTCGAAATATTTTCCCCAACATACATTCTGCCCTGAAATCCTTTGTTCAATGACATGGCAAATTGCTTCCTAGTTCAGGGCTAAGTATTagaatttaattcattcataCCCTACTTCTTTCAAAAGATTTGAATGGCAACAATGAAATTGAAATTAAGATTATGTGAACTTTCCATTCCTTCTACTTCTGTGACATTTGATCTAACAGGAAaattttcctcatcagtaaaatggggatctGACTGGGACTGTCTGCCCTGTGAGGACGGCTGTGGTGAGCTAATAGGTCTGGAAAGCACATAAGTTCTTAAGTGTTATATCCGTCAAACACCACAGAAGGGCAGGCATCTTGTGAGATTTAGACCTGTGGTATTTGGGGACTACATCATTGTTGAGCTCTACTCGAGAATTGGGGTGACTCACTGCATCTCCCTGAGCATGTTGGTGTCAAGTACGGAATGACCTTTCTGAGATTTTGAGTGTCCAGGATGCCCCCTTTCGAACTGCCCAGAACAAGAGATCAAACAAACCGCACACACTGTTTGGTTTTACATCAAaagttatgattttatttttaattttaatataccaagaaaaaatatttctttgaatgtcGTGAAATAAGCACTTGAAAATAACAATTCCAACATTGCTGTGATTTGCTCTGTGAGGCTTATATGGGTGAACGTCTATCTGAATACAGGCTCTGGGGCCCCGAAAAGGCTGAAGCTCCCAGTGGTTTTCAAGTTAGCAGCAAGCAACCTCCTACCTGAACATGCCCAGTCAGTCAGACCTGTCTGAAACCGACATGCCTGGGGAGCACTACTAGGCTACTTCTGGAgagttcttgatttcagcccacTGAGAGACGTTTCAAGTGCCACCAAGTGTTGGGAAAGTAACAGTGTTTGAATACCGACAGGAGTCAGGGCCCCGCAATGCTGGCCTAAATGGATTGCAGTAATGGCTTGACCCTGACCTATGGGACCAGTTTCTTCAAGTCCAGTTGCTTCAGGAAAAGTTTAGTACAACGTCATTTTGGGTTTGGATGTCCACTGAAGTGTATTTGACTGCAAGACTTTTGCCTGCCCAACGTAAAGTCAACATGCCTTTATTAAGACCTTCCCAAACCCATACATGGGGGAGGTGCTCCCACAGTCTCTCTTTCAGTGTGAGGACAACTTCTGTTCCACTTCTTTCTAAGTGTAATTCAGGAGGAAGGGAATTATCTTTCCTCCTCCTGTGAGCCCTGAATTTTCAAAGTATCTGAGGATGAGGAAAGTAATGGGATGATTCAACAGGTTCGCAAAGATTCTTTGATACTCTGCGCAGGTGTTCTTAGCTGGTTTCTTTAGCTATGTAGCTATGGGTTCTGCCACGTGGCTGGAGGAGGTTTATAATGGGAGTCTGTCACAACtggcactcaaaaaaaaaaaaaaaagctctaactGCACTCACACTTGTTTTACTTAAGTATTGGTACCAGCGGACAGAGGCTGCTGGTTCATTGGAAAACTGGGACCTAACACTTTGTACTGATTGTTGGCATAAAAGTGTAAGGTTGCTTTATTAGCTCTCACTTCGGTGTGTATACGACAGGCCTGTGGGGCATCCTTTGCAAAATCTCTTGATGGTAATGGGTCTGAGGCACAAGGAATCAGACCTTGTATATGAGACAGAGCACAACCTAAGAAAGCTAAGAGGACAGGGACTCACAACACAAACACAGACTCTGTCGTCCTGAACTGAGGGCAAAATAATACTGGAAACAGAGACTGGAATGCCAGAAAGTTCTGGGCTTTCATTATGAAATTTTTCATGCAGTTACACTCTTGGGGATGGAAACTTTTTCGGGGAAATAAGTGTCTAAGAGAGACACGCTTGGGGCATCCACATACAACCGAGGGCTGAGCTCTGGGAGGCAAAAATCTACTGGATCTTCTCGACTCTATTAACAGCTCTATTCAATCAGCACAGGGCATCCAACaactctgagggaaaaaaaaggcctCGGAATGTGCTGGAGCTGACAGTTGGACGACACGTAGTCTCCGTAGTCTCTGAGGGGAGGCTGTTTTATCAGGATAAAGAAAAGATTGTAACCTGAGCATGCTGGGTCTCCCAGGTAATTCAGCAGTTTAGGAATGAGGTCAGACTTCTGGAGCATTCTATTCAGTGTAGTTGACTCCAGGTGCATTGTTTCTTTGATGtgacaggttttattttaaagacacaataactgatttaaaaaaaaaaaatctgtagctcTCTTTCCTGGAAGTGTTCTTGCATTCAGTTCTGCAAAGCCCCTCCTCACAGGAAGTTTCTGACTCAGGCCTGAGCTACATTAGTAGAGAGGTGGGGAAGCGAGAGGGATCTAATTAATGTCTTCTTTCCCCTTAAgcaacatatatgtatgtattatctcTCCCGCCCCTTCCCCCCATATATAGTAGAGTGTGAATAGAACGGTGAGAGTAAATTATCTGGAATAATACCCTCAAAACATGATTTTAGTTGGGTATTTTGGCCTGGCATGGATGTAAATAACATAGTGCTTACCCTTCTCTCATTTTACCCAGTAAAACTTCCTGTTCTATGAATAGAGCATTTTTCATTAGAATGTTTTTTCATTGCAAACTCATAGACTTGGGTTGATACTCACACCGAGGGCATCAAATTACATGCACTTAGATATGAAATgaaggttgtttgtttttttaatccagaaacGTTTTCACCATAATGGGATTGGAGTGCAGTAGAAAATCTCCAGTAGAAAGATAATCTATTGCAGCATGGTGGGGCAGTTTTAAAAACTTGCCTGCCCAAGTTTTTCTGGAATGTTAACTGACAGTAGGATTATCTGTGTGGCAGTCAGTTCTCTGTTAGGATTCAGATTTGCCATGGGCTAGTGGTCCAGCCTCTTATCTTGATATAATTAAGCAGTTAAGCTGAGATGTTAAAAACACTGTACTGAACCTATAataccagaatttttaaaaaaagtttttctttctataagaAACGTTGGAAAAGCCTTTAGATTTATTTAGCCAATTTACAAACTACTTATTAGACATTCAACCTGTAAACAAAAATTCTAAGTTAACTCACAAGTGAACACAAGTATGAACTTGTAGCAAGATCAAAGTGCTTTGGAAGCATCATTTAGAGTCTATTTAAGGTCTATGCTCATTTCCTTATTCTAACCTGCATTGAAGGATCAATGATTAATCAATGGATTCAACCATTAAATTAAATCAGCCAGATAAGTTCGAATTGGTCCTTCGATTAAACACAAGTCAGTTGTTATTTGGCCTTTTCCTCATATGAATTattctgctcattttctttcacaagaaaaaaagctTATTGCACAGTATCATGTCTTTTCAGAGCTCAAAAGAACATTATTTGCAGCCTAAGAACCTCCTAGGTGTGATAGCAGGACCTCTCCTTTTAGCTCGCCTCAGTTTTCACCCTAGGAATCCCAACCCATCCACCAGTTGCTTCTCACCTATGAACCAATGTCAAGACATCATAAAGCGTCCCCgataaggtcacacagctgtcacagcttccctcccctgcctggccccgcccccaccccggggtcTAGTGGTCCTGACTTGGTTTGCATGGATTCTTTGTTCATTGTTCAAACCATTCACACAGAATGGGATAAAACTTTATTCTTTCAAATTCCACACATAAACAAGATGCTGAGAAAGACCGTGTCATCTCtgacagagaagcagagcagcTCTGTTTCATGAATGACAGCACGGTTAAAgctcaaataatataaaaataatctgaaaaaaatcccttttactGTACACTCtcaaataaagcaggaaagataaacaatggttttctttttctgctagcCAGAAAATGTGTTCTTGTTCATTTGGGCTTTGAAGTTGAGTGTACCCCACATCTGTGTGCACGTATGTGTGGTGATGCGTGTCATCTATGCAGTGTAGCTGCTAATCGTGTCATCTAGTTTGTCTAGTCATGAAGCTACTTAACCAATTAGAATACTAGCGTATCACATTGAACAATTTTACATAATTGCTTCTTTGAAATACTAGGAATGTTTACACATTTATTTGGCTTGTAAAGGACTGAAGTATGACAGATAATATTATATTATctagctttcatttctttctctctctttctttttttttttaaagaatatggcTCTTAATAAACTGGTTTTCTGAATTCCAGAGCAGaagtcccttttaaaaaaatttctgaagcTGACTTGAAGCAGGAAGAAGGTCTTCTGATTTGGCCAAAAATATGACGAGTATTTTATATCATTGAAAATTTGAAGGGTTAAGtctatggggggaggggcctttgTTGTCAGCTGTTCAGCCAAACTTGCCATGAAGGGTTTGTTGAAGTATCTCCACTTGACCAGCAGAGGGCACTTTACACACCTCTGCGACGCTCAGGGAGCAGACGCAGATGATGCGGAAACACAGTGTTCACCCAATATCAGGAAGAGCCCTGCAGATTTCTTTTTGAAAGtcacaaaaatatagaaaatatggaCTGTACAATAGGGCTTCACTTGGAAAgccatgagtgtgtgtgtgaagtcAAATAGAGTGGGGGATACAGAATGTATCTGTTGGGTTGATCCTCGGCTCCCACCTTTTTCCCAACTGTCCTTTTCCCAGCTCAAGAATGGTATGGGGCTGACCCTTCTTAGAGGTGATCCAGAATCCACTTTCAAATCATTTGGTCGGGTTTTAACTTTGCTATTCGGTATTTACTCTTCTGCTCAAAAGCCTGGGGCCGCTGAACCAAAGATAATCCTTCAGAGCTCATTTCAGAGTGGAAATTTCAGTGAAACGATCAGAAATGCTCAGAGGTAGAGCTGCCCCTTTAGGAACTGGCCTGCACCGTTCCCATTCTCCCAGGAAGAACCTCGGAAAAACACTGTGCCCCGTTTGGTTCTGGAAAACTCACTAGCCCGAGGCTGTGCTAGGAAGGGAAAAACACCAGTCCTTCTCTTAgtggaaataaaattgtttacatCCGTCTTCACGAGAGGTGATTAAGACATCTTTTCTCATGGGGGGCTACAGCTACGGCCTTTCTTAAAAAGGCTTTAATTTTTGCACAAGCGTTATTGTTCTAGATATCCACCCTGTGTCTCTTCCATTTTGTATCTATTCTATTGGCTCCAGTTTAGTGTCCAAagagattgtgtgtgtatgtgctcacACAGTTTAAGTAAACTTCTTTCATTCTTAGAGAAATATAACACTTagtcaatacttttttttttcatatagtgtTAATAGCCTTTCTTGaccttctatttctctctctctgtgccgcTGGCTCACTTTTGTTCTCATTTGTCCTAGAGCTGACAGTTAAGGAGGGAATGGGGTTTTCCAGCAGCAGTCCTTTGAGACGGAGGTTCACTCAGCGAGTCCTCACCCAAAAAGGATCATAAACTTACTGGGTTGAGTCAACCTTATTATCCCTAAGCTGCCTTGGGTTTTATGTTtgctcatgtgttttgttttgttttagctgcACCATATGTGATTCCTtgtgccatttttcttttgtctattGTTTTTCTTGATGACCCTGAGCTATGGTTTCCTCCTCAGTTCCAACACTATTCAGCTTTCGTTGTTTTCCTCATCTTGCCGATGTAGGCCTCAAAGAAGAAGTGGCAGAAGAGCACTAGGTAGCTGAGGTACATGAGTGAGGACCAGAAGATGTTCTGAAAGTGAGAGTGACACTGGTCATGCTGCATCCAGTAGAAGACCAGGTAGTTAATGACACAGCCCATCAGCATCTGAGTGATCTGGGACAAGGTGATGAACATGGCAAACTTCCGGGAAACTCGGAAACCCGCCGCTCGCAAGGCATAGTAAGAGTACATCACGGCGTGCACGCTATAGTTCATGGTCATGAACCAACCGCCCCCTGCTACCATGTCCTTGTAGGAGTACCACGAGTACAGCAGCACAGTGATGTGGTGGTACCAGTGCAGGAAGATCAGCTTTTGCTTCCTCAGAATAATGAATATTGTATCTCCtgaaagacagagaaggacaaaaaaaACCTATGTGAGCCCCTTGACCATGACGTAACGATAATTCATCTTTTTCCCAAGAAAGGACATAGCTTGAACTCGTACTTGAGTGTGAGACGGACTGGGTTAGAATCCTGGATAGGTATTTACTAGCTCTGTGAGCTTGGGTAAGCTACTTATCCTCACTATTTTCCagtttctgtaaaatggagatagtaacGGGGATAACAGTCGTAGATTGGAATCGCCTGAGGGCTAAGTATGATAACCAGTGTGTCCTCCCGGCACATGGAGAACACGcaataaatgttacttttagAAGGCTGTTTTACACAAAATCTTATCAATTTCTGACCTAGAAGGGACATGA
Coding sequences:
- the ELOVL6 gene encoding elongation of very long chain fatty acids protein 6, whose amino-acid sequence is MNMSVLTLQEYEFEKQFNENEAIQWMQENWKKSFLFSALYAAFIFGGRHLMNKRAKFELRKPLVLWSLTLAVFSIFGALRTGAYMVYILMTKGLKQSVCDQSFYNGPVSKFWAYAFVLSKAPELGDTIFIILRKQKLIFLHWYHHITVLLYSWYSYKDMVAGGGWFMTMNYSVHAVMYSYYALRAAGFRVSRKFAMFITLSQITQMLMGCVINYLVFYWMQHDQCHSHFQNIFWSSLMYLSYLVLFCHFFFEAYIGKMRKTTKAE